From Zea mays cultivar B73 chromosome 3, Zm-B73-REFERENCE-NAM-5.0, whole genome shotgun sequence:
ATGGTGGTCCGGTCGACATTACAACTGTGAGAGACCATATTTTTAGCATTCAATGTGTGAAACCTACTGCAATTCACTCGTGAGAACAGTGGATAATTGTGTGCGTGCATCATACTGGCAGGCACTGAGCAACGGACTGCTCGTTGACCCGCACGACCAGAACGCCATCGCTCAAGCACTGCTGAAGCTCGTAGCAGATAAGAACCTGTGGCAGGAATGCCGGAGAAACGGGCTGCGAAACATCCACCTTTACTCATGGCCGGAGCACTGCCGCACTTACCTCACCAGGGTTGCTGGGTGCCGGTTAAGGAACCCGAGGTGGCTGAAGGACACACCAGCAGATGCCGGAGCTGATGAGGAGGAGTTCCTGGAGGATTCCATGGACGCTCAGGACCTGTCACTCCGTCTGTCCATCGACGGTGAGAAGAGCTCGCTGAACACCAACGACCCATTGTCGTCGGACCCGCAGGATCAGGTGCAGAAGATCATGAACAAGATCAATCAGTCGTCAGCACTTCCGCCGTCCATGTCCTCAGTCGCAGACGGTGCCAAGAACGCAACCGAGGCCACGGGCAGCACCTTGAACAAGTACCCACTcctgcgccggcgccggcgcctgtTCGTCATCGCCGTGGACTGCTACCAAGACGACGGCCGTGCTAGCAAGAAGATGCTGCAGGTGATCCAGGAAGTTTTCAGAGCAGTCCGATCGGACTCCCAGATGTCCAAGATCTCAGGGTTCGCGCTGTCCACTGCGATGCCGTTGTCCGAAACACTCCAGCTTCTGCAGCTCGGCAAGATCCCAGCGACCGACTTCGACACCCTCATCTGTGGCAGTGGCAGCGAGGTCTACTATCCTGGCACAGTGAACTGCGTCGACGCTGAAGGAAAGCTGCGCCCAGACCAGGACTATCTGATGCACATCAGCCACCGCTGGTCCCATGACGGCGCGAAGCAGACCATAGCGAAGCTCATGGCCACTCAGGACGGTTCAGGCGACACTGTCGAGCTGGACCCGGCGTCTAGTAATGCACACTGCTTCACGTTCCTTATCAAAGATCCCAAAAAGGTTAGGGAGTTCTTTATTTTGTGCATACGTATCCTTAATGCCTACTTATGACCGATTGCTGAGTCTGAATTCTATCTGTGTGGTTAGGTGAAAACGGTCGATGAGATGAGGGAGAGGCTGAGGATGCGTGGTCTCCGGTGCCACATCATGTACTGCAGGAACTCGACAAGGCTTCAGGTTGTCCCTCTGCTAGCATCAAGGTCACAGGCACTCAGGTAAGAACACATACATAATCTAGCTTGAAGCTGTCGTGGAACTTCTGCCAGCCAATGTTGCAAATAACTACAAAAAAAATTCAGGTATCTTTTTGTGCGCTGGGGCCTATATGTGGGGAACATGTATCTGATCACTGGGGAACATGGCGACACCGATCATGAGGAGATGCTATCTGGATTACACAAGACTGTGATCGTCCGGGGTGTCACCGAGAAAGGTTCGGAAGGGCTGCTGAGGAGCCCAGGAAGCTACAAGAAGGACGACGTCGTGCCGTCTGAGACCCCCTTGGCTGCGTACACGACTGGTGAGATGAAGGCCGATGAGATCATGCGAGCTCTGAAACAAGTCTCCAAGACTTCCAGCGGCATGTGAATTAGCTGCTGGGAAAGGTCGATCTCTAATATATTCTTCTTGTTCATAACTCAAACGGCAGACAcattttctccttttcttcacTAGTACTACATAAATAACTTGTGAACAGTACCGAGGGTGTATATATTGCAGTGACAAATAACTAGGACACTGCTAATTCTACTGCTGGCTCACCACTGTCTTGGTGAGATGTAGCCCTACAAGATTGTATACTGTGTATTTCTCTAGTCGCAGCTAGGCATACTttgttttttaaaaaaagaaCTTCAGTTTACTGCATACTCAAGGAAACGAAATGACAGTAAAAGTCAGGGTTTAATTTTGGTGTTTGAATTTTTTCCGGTCATCCTTGAAATTCACGATTTTACGGCGTCAGAAAGTGTGATTTTTTTAAAATAGATCTAAAAAAATATCATTATAATTTTAACAACAACCCTAATAGAAGTCGCCATCGAGAGTACCACCAGAGTGCAGTGCACTATAAATTATTAATTTTTTTGGGGCTGGAAACCGTCAAAAATAAATGCCTCTCGTCGAAAATATTTATTTTAAGGGGCAATTGTGTTTTTGTCTCTAGATAGAGGTGCATATGTGGTTTTATCCCTCAAAATTCGACTGTGATCTTGGGTCTTTTTTTTTGAAACGATTACTTCTATTAGATGACAGTAACGATCTGAAATATGACATACAAAGAAAAAAAATTTATCCTTGACTCAGTAATTGTGATATTGCTCCTCCTTTAGAATTTAACTGTTCTGTGCAAAATCACAATTACGATTGAAGGATAAATTTGTCTTTGTACGTACTATTTCACACTGTTACTGTTATCTAACAGAAGCAGGGATAAACTTATTTTTCATTTTTTAAAAAGAGACCTAAAATTATAAAGTCGAATTTTGAAAGTCAAAATCACAGTTGCACTTCCATACATGACAGAAATACaattagggcatgtacagtggtgtttaatgtgaagtctcttaaggtgtttaagggggttatttgcaaaaaaatcttagagccgtctctccgtgaagaaacgcctctggctcgtaaaccaagtagcaatagacgcctcacttcccactgtacgaatttgtcgtctgttctatcgatctgatgctatacaaatacatttaattctgtatttattaatagactacgtttatagacactctattgtataatagagtctcttagttgtctcctgtgcttggagaaccgttttggtgtctctccactgtacatgtCCTTACAGTTCTTAATGTGAGGTCCCAAACCATTCGTTTCAGAGTTCCAAGAATAAACTCGCCGGTCCGAAGCAACATGAGTACATGATCCACCCTTCAAAGGTCAAAGTCAAACCAAATTTAGCAGGCCACGCACAGCATCGGCCACCTCTTGACTCTTGAGAGCGCCACCGCTGCGGAATCGACGTGCCCCTGaaacctctccctctcccacgctATAAATCCCCCGATGCAAGAAACGTCCACCATAACGAAAGCCCCGATCCATCCGAATAAACTGCGGAGTGCCATCCCTGCCAAATCCCGCAGAGGTTCATGGCGTCCAAGTCCGGCGAGCCACGCATGACGCTGCTGGGCGTGGTCCTGCTGCTGGGGCTGCTGCAGCTGAGCCAGCACGCGGCGCCCGTCGGCGCCGACGAGAGCGCCGCCCCCACCAAGAAAAATACTAGCTTCAGTTTCCACAACACCGCCGGCGGCCGCACTCTCAGCAGCTTCAGCGTCAACGGCGCCTACAGCAAGAAGCCCGTCGGCAAGGGCAACTGATCGGGGTCGGGGCGCACACGGATGGTGATCCACACCCGTGCCTGTGGGACACAGGCCTAGCCAAGCAGCGCTACCGTACTAGTATATCTACATGCGAGCGTGGGACAGCGTCAGTCGGAGCAGCTCGATCGGGTAGTTGCCGCGCGACCGTCAGAGACCTCTGTTTCTTTGGGTTGGGTTCAGTGTTTCTCTTTCTATTTATGTTATTATTTTTGCTTCCAGAGCAAGCTCGCATGCGTGCAACGGTGCAAGCACCATATGGTCCTGTTATGTAACTATGGATTCCAACCTCTACTGGAATCGTCTGGTTTGTGTAGGATGGCAACGGATCGGATATTACATATATCCTTCTGCAATCATCAGGTTGTTTGTTGCGGCAGTTCGGCTGCAGCTGTAATCAATAAAGATAAAATACTATACAAAAAGCAGAAGTCGGTAGATTAAAGCCACAACGAACAAGATTGTGGCAACCAATATCCGCGGTTGCAACCAATATCCGTCCACGACTATACCCGCGGGTATAAATTTATACCTATACACATGCTCATCGAGTTTTGGACGGGTTTCGAATATCGGTCGGATATGACAGAACCGATCATTTTTTAACAATTCAATAGCATAATTAATCAAATTTCTTCTCGATTCACTATCATACACAATTAAAAACCTAGTAAAAGAATTATTATGAGCATGTGGGTTGTGGCCAGGGGCACTGGAGCTTGAAAGAGGCAGCTGCCGGCAAGTCGCTAGCGGTATTACGACCTATAGGACTTGGAAGGGGACACGAGACATAGTGCAGGAAGCCAGCAAAGCTAGAAGGGGTGGCCAAAGGTGGGAAATTAGAAGCGTTAGGTGTGGGTTCATGGTATTAGAGTTTGCTCTTTGGTGTGTAATATAGGCTAGACCAAAAAAATAAACTATGGGTCGATTTTAGATCTTCAACGGATAAATCCTAATTCATGACCGTCCGACTTCGGATCGAGTACGGGTCTAACCCACGGGTCAAATATGTATCCATACCCGGCTCCGTCGGGTCAGATATCCAAATCCGCGGAttaaattgccatccctaggATTGTGATTGTATGTTGTATTCTTACTAACTTTTGCCTTTAGATTGTCTCTATATTATATTGTTAATTTtgttctcgaatatttatcgtcTGCTAGTTTATTTTTGAATTAAACCATGACAAATAAAAATGGCGAGAGTATGTTATATTATATTATAATATACTATccaataatatatataataaataTGTATACTATTACAAAATATATTATGTGCACTAATAATGTTTTTATGTTTATGTAACTTTACAATCAATTAAAATTTAATTATAAATGTTATTTTACATTTGACTTATTTCACCAAAAAGTTATTTAATATACTCTCTCCATTCTTTTTTGTTAGCcatattttagttcaaaaataaagcaGCGAAcgccaaatattcgagaacggagttATTTGTcgtattttagtttaaaaataaagcgGTGAAtgtcaaatattcgagaacgggaaAGTACCTACTAGATTTATATGGAAGATATTAAATAAAAACTaacatttattattaattttttatGAAGTATATTAAACTATCTAATTACTCGGTTACACCGATGTATGCTCTAGGCTAGATCAGAGTATGGTTCACCTGATCCGATCAAATCGTCCGTAAAAACTCAATTTAACCCGATTCGACCAATATAATAGACAGATATATATCATATTTTTTGACCCATAATAATCTAGGAACAGTGCATATGCCATGTATTTTTTTTAATCTAAAACCCAACCCAACTTGAAATTTTTTTGATTCAAAGCCAAAAAAATCGACCCTAGCCAAAAACTCGACGTGGCACATGTAAAAAGGAGGTATAGGCCAATTCGATCTGACCAGACACTAGACATGAATCGTAGGTGCGCCGTACTAAATAACTTACGATCCAATTTTAATTTGACTCAAACCCGATCTGTCGTTTCAACAGGTATACTCCACCCGATATGATGTTGTGTGAGTACAATCGACGCTCTACTGTCTCTGGATGTTTGCTCCCCCAGCTATCTAAAAAGGAAATGTGTCCTTCGGCCATTTCTAGTTGTTTAGTGATTTAATGCTCAAGACACCACTTTGGACTACCGCTCTTTGTATGAGCATAATCACTGGTGTAGAAGAAAGCAAATTGAAGATATCAAGTCCAAAAGAGCTCAAACATGGACCCAAATATACAACTTTGTGTAAAATGGTATTAAGTGTGAGGTTTGCACTTTTTAATATGTTGCATAAGTCCTTTACAATGTTTCTAATACTTGTGTTTGGGCTCTAACATATTTTATAGAGAAAAGCACTTTTTGGACTTAAGTTTGCATATATTGCAAATCCTTTTGAAATGGAGTGATAAAGGTATGATCCTAACACTTAATCGATTGTTTTATTTGCTaaccatgtttgtctaagtgcaagGAAACCTCTCAAGTCAAGCCAAAAGAAGATAAAAGAGTTTGGCACAAAAAAGAAGAAAGTGAGTTGGTCTGGCCAACGCCAGACGGTCCGGGGCCTATACGACTGAACTGTTCAGCCTCGGCCTTAGTTGGGTATCGTCGGCTAGAaatcaccagacagtctggtgcactcgTGGACagaggaaggctgggagcttccaaatgaagctccaacgactcctaAGTCTCTTGGGGCTACAAAAAGGACCCTAGGTGCCATGGAGCAGTACACTAAGAGCACTCTACAACTCTA
This genomic window contains:
- the LOC103650850 gene encoding uncharacterized protein, whose protein sequence is MASKSGEPRMTLLGVVLLLGLLQLSQHAAPVGADESAAPTKKNTSFSFHNTAGGRTLSSFSVNGAYSKKPVGKGN